Proteins from one Brevibacillus humidisoli genomic window:
- the addA gene encoding helicase-exonuclease AddAB subunit AddA: MSNQTAKPEQWTDEQWQAITVRGQHLLVAAAAGSGKTSVLVERIIRQVTQPDDPVSVDRLLVVTFTNAAAAEMRHRIGEALRKAVEQHPGAADLRRQLALLQRASITTLHSFCLGLLRQYYYVVDIDPDFRIADQLEVELLRRDVLESLLEEWYEHDQEFQELAEGFVDEQGDNRLEELLLHLYDFSRSHPDPAGWLEQAAAMFDVDQSTSLDSLPWTSSLLAAVCLELQRAEAAVARALELAEETEELAAYVPLLQQERAAIAAACRREETSWEGLAAAVHAISFGRLPTIRGLDPELVPQKEQVQSLRNQAKEIVNKLREDTFTQDAALILRDLQRTAPLMQTLARLVNQFADAFEREKQARSLVDFSDLEHLALRILTETDQAGRLQPSPVARQLQEQFVEVLVDEYQDINLVQETILEMVSRPPTDGWSANRFMVGDVKQSIYRFRLAEPKLFMQKYLSYRRFDRSQQQIASLSVESDDPTQAVAAEPGVRIDLAANFRSRREVVDAVNYLFRLIMSPRVGEIAYDKAAELICRADYPLAVDGQLDVEVHLIDRSLVDGTEVVAGAAPPHESTESDQLIEGEASEESAAEEASAAQLEARLIAQQIRRWIEPGQGGEPLLVYDKQTKGMRPVSYRDIVILLRASSSWAQPMMEEFRAAGIPVYAEQSDGYFSATEVEVMLSLLRLIDNPRQDIPLAAVLRSPIVGLSENRLAEIRVRFPSLPFHEAVERFARQSTPDEVAWIGRLQHFLRRLEHWRTTARRRSLAELITDIYRDTGYVDYVSALENGKQRQANLRALHDRSKQYEAGSHRGLFRFLRFIDRLQQQGSDLGEARTIGESEDVVRVMTIHKSKGLEFPVVFVAGLGKRFNTQDLQKQFLVHKDLGFGPYVVDPSLRLRYPSFAHHGIKQQLRLEMLAEEMRVLYVALTRAREKLLLVGSAKGLGEQIGRWCEQALRGERMADEELIQARCYLDWIGRALIRHPAGLMLREMAGVAEDAVSVPLIPDDSRWRFQLYQASDLPSQTTTAQLDEQVWKRILKLEPIPVDVEIAPYKQLVEERLGWQYPHRQASQTAAKWSVSDLKHVLMRQQGDDSALWTPSARKAMRLPQITQRPRFLTSSEENGRSAGSARFTSSEIGTIMHLVMQHVDMSGSLDETDLRGQLAELVARQYLTAEEAAQVDVARIAAFFQSKLGAIVRGARSLHRELPFTMAIPVGEIDPEQAGADERVIVQGVIDCLVEGEDGRLILIDYKTDAIYGEWSEAVSRQLANRYREQVGLYARAVKHVYQRPVDECYLYFFSRDAAISVPVRD, translated from the coding sequence ATGTCCAATCAGACAGCAAAACCAGAACAATGGACGGATGAGCAGTGGCAGGCGATCACAGTCAGAGGTCAGCATCTGCTGGTGGCGGCAGCGGCAGGTTCAGGGAAAACATCGGTCCTCGTCGAGCGAATCATCCGGCAGGTTACCCAACCGGACGATCCGGTCAGCGTCGATCGGCTGCTTGTGGTCACCTTTACCAATGCGGCAGCGGCGGAGATGCGCCACCGGATTGGCGAAGCGCTGCGCAAAGCGGTAGAGCAGCACCCAGGTGCTGCCGACCTCAGGCGGCAGTTGGCACTGCTGCAGCGTGCATCCATCACCACACTGCATTCCTTCTGTCTGGGACTGTTGCGGCAGTATTACTACGTCGTCGACATTGATCCCGATTTCCGGATTGCCGACCAACTGGAAGTAGAGCTTCTCCGCCGGGATGTGCTGGAATCTCTGCTGGAAGAATGGTACGAGCACGATCAGGAGTTTCAGGAACTGGCCGAGGGGTTTGTAGACGAACAAGGGGACAATCGTCTGGAAGAACTGCTGCTCCACTTGTACGACTTTTCGCGCAGCCATCCCGATCCCGCTGGATGGTTGGAGCAGGCCGCCGCGATGTTTGACGTGGACCAATCGACGTCGCTGGATAGCTTGCCTTGGACGAGCAGTCTGCTCGCTGCTGTTTGCCTGGAGCTGCAGCGAGCAGAGGCAGCTGTGGCGAGAGCGCTGGAACTGGCTGAAGAGACAGAGGAGCTTGCGGCATATGTACCGCTGCTGCAGCAGGAGCGGGCAGCGATCGCAGCTGCCTGTCGCAGGGAGGAAACCAGTTGGGAAGGGCTTGCAGCGGCGGTACATGCCATCTCGTTTGGCCGTCTGCCGACGATCCGTGGACTTGATCCAGAGCTTGTACCGCAAAAGGAGCAGGTGCAGTCACTGCGAAATCAGGCGAAGGAGATTGTCAACAAACTGCGCGAAGATACCTTTACCCAGGATGCTGCCTTGATCCTGCGTGATTTGCAGCGAACAGCACCGCTGATGCAGACACTCGCCCGTTTGGTGAATCAGTTTGCCGATGCGTTTGAGCGGGAGAAGCAGGCTCGTTCTCTGGTTGACTTCAGCGACCTGGAACATCTTGCGCTGCGGATTCTGACGGAGACCGACCAAGCGGGGCGGCTCCAGCCGTCCCCGGTCGCCAGGCAGCTGCAGGAGCAGTTTGTGGAAGTGCTGGTAGATGAGTATCAGGATATCAACCTGGTTCAGGAGACGATATTGGAGATGGTGTCGCGGCCGCCGACAGATGGCTGGTCAGCCAACCGCTTCATGGTAGGTGACGTAAAGCAAAGTATCTACCGGTTTCGCCTGGCTGAGCCGAAGCTGTTTATGCAGAAGTACCTCTCTTACCGGCGGTTTGACCGATCGCAGCAGCAGATCGCGTCGCTGTCGGTGGAAAGCGACGATCCAACACAGGCGGTGGCGGCAGAACCAGGCGTTCGGATCGACCTGGCCGCCAACTTCCGCAGCCGCCGCGAAGTTGTGGATGCTGTAAACTATTTGTTTCGCCTGATCATGTCACCGCGAGTGGGAGAGATTGCCTACGACAAGGCGGCCGAACTGATCTGTCGAGCAGACTATCCGCTGGCTGTCGACGGTCAGTTGGATGTTGAGGTTCACCTGATCGACCGCTCTCTGGTCGACGGAACAGAAGTGGTGGCGGGAGCTGCACCGCCACACGAATCGACCGAAAGCGATCAGCTCATCGAGGGGGAAGCGAGCGAGGAGAGTGCGGCCGAAGAAGCGTCAGCCGCGCAACTGGAAGCGCGCTTGATCGCACAGCAGATTCGCCGGTGGATCGAGCCGGGACAGGGAGGAGAGCCGCTGCTCGTCTACGACAAGCAGACAAAAGGGATGCGCCCGGTCAGCTACCGTGACATTGTCATCTTGTTGAGAGCTTCCTCCAGTTGGGCACAGCCGATGATGGAGGAGTTCCGAGCCGCCGGGATTCCGGTCTACGCCGAACAAAGCGACGGGTACTTCTCGGCGACGGAAGTAGAGGTGATGCTCTCGCTGCTCCGTCTGATCGATAACCCGCGTCAGGACATCCCGCTCGCGGCCGTACTCCGTTCCCCGATCGTCGGACTGTCGGAGAACAGGCTGGCGGAGATCCGCGTTCGCTTCCCGTCCCTGCCGTTTCATGAAGCAGTGGAGCGATTTGCCCGCCAATCCACGCCGGACGAAGTGGCATGGATAGGGAGATTGCAGCATTTTCTCCGCCGGTTGGAGCACTGGCGGACGACAGCGCGGCGTCGTTCGTTGGCGGAACTGATCACGGACATTTACCGGGATACCGGCTATGTAGACTACGTCTCGGCACTGGAAAACGGCAAACAGCGACAGGCCAATCTGCGTGCGCTGCATGACCGCTCCAAGCAGTACGAGGCCGGGTCGCATCGTGGTTTGTTCCGATTCCTCCGCTTTATCGACCGTCTGCAGCAGCAGGGCAGCGATCTGGGTGAGGCGCGTACGATCGGGGAGAGTGAAGATGTCGTTCGGGTCATGACCATCCACAAAAGCAAGGGACTGGAATTCCCGGTCGTGTTTGTCGCAGGGCTCGGCAAACGGTTTAACACCCAGGACTTGCAGAAGCAGTTTCTGGTGCACAAAGATTTGGGCTTCGGTCCGTATGTAGTAGATCCATCCCTGCGCTTGCGCTATCCTTCCTTTGCTCACCATGGCATCAAACAGCAGCTCCGGCTGGAGATGCTGGCTGAAGAGATGCGGGTGCTCTATGTGGCCCTCACACGCGCCCGCGAGAAACTGCTGCTCGTCGGTTCGGCCAAGGGACTGGGTGAGCAGATAGGTCGCTGGTGTGAACAAGCTCTCCGGGGGGAGAGGATGGCAGATGAAGAGTTGATCCAGGCCCGCTGCTACCTCGACTGGATCGGTCGGGCCTTGATCCGTCATCCTGCTGGCCTGATGCTGCGGGAGATGGCAGGGGTGGCAGAGGATGCTGTTTCGGTACCACTCATCCCTGACGATTCACGCTGGCGGTTTCAGTTGTATCAAGCCAGTGATCTGCCCTCCCAGACGACGACCGCCCAGCTGGACGAACAAGTTTGGAAACGCATCCTCAAGCTGGAGCCGATTCCTGTCGATGTGGAGATCGCCCCCTACAAGCAGTTGGTTGAGGAGCGGCTGGGTTGGCAGTATCCGCATCGGCAGGCGAGTCAGACGGCCGCCAAGTGGAGCGTCAGCGACCTCAAGCATGTCCTGATGCGTCAGCAGGGGGACGATTCGGCACTCTGGACGCCATCAGCGCGCAAGGCGATGCGACTGCCACAGATTACCCAGCGGCCCCGTTTCCTGACCAGTTCAGAGGAGAATGGCAGAAGCGCCGGTTCTGCCCGCTTCACCAGCAGCGAGATCGGTACGATCATGCATTTGGTTATGCAGCATGTAGACATGTCCGGCTCGTTGGATGAGACTGATCTGCGTGGTCAACTGGCGGAGCTGGTCGCTCGGCAGTATCTGACGGCGGAGGAAGCGGCCCAGGTGGATGTGGCCCGGATCGCTGCCTTTTTCCAAAGCAAGCTGGGGGCGATCGTGAGGGGAGCCCGCAGCCTGCACCGCGAACTGCCATTTACGATGGCTATACCTGTGGGTGAGATTGACCCGGAACAGGCTGGAGCAGATGAACGGGTGATCGTGCAGGGTGTAATCGATTGTTTGGTTGAGGGAGAAGACGGGCGACTGATCCTGATCGACTACAAGACGGATGCGATATATGGGGAGTGGAGCGAGGCGGTCAGCCGCCAGCTTGCCAATCGTTATCGCGAGCAGGTCGGCTTGTATGCCCGTGCTGTCAAGCACGTGTACCAACGACCGGTTGATGAGTGCTACCTGTATTTCTTTTCTCGGGATGCAGCGATTTCCGTACCGGTCAGAGACTAG
- the addB gene encoding helicase-exonuclease AddAB subunit AddB: MAVRFVLGRAGTGKTTYMMKEIGDRLSAGSVDTPLIYLVPEQATFQAEYDLATRSAAGAVVQAQVLSFGRLAYRITQEMGGGAKLPVDELGKQMVLRMLLEKHRNELQIFQRASLQPGFAGQLARMISECKRYGVALDQLAEQEWSGGTLAQKLHDLRLVMAAYDGYLSGQYYDTDDMLTMVTEQIAASAYVGKAEVWIDGFSGFTRQEYMVIEQLMRHARQVTIALSLDPDEREQAIDELALFYPTAETYRRLTQLADEAGVQMKPPVLLPQAERFVRSPWLAQLEASYFSWGSPASCPPAGREDEVTLVTAANRRAEVQAAALQMLSLAREEGYRWRDMAVLLREIGTYADEISSVFREYEIPFFLDQKRSVLHHPLVELVRSALEVVTSRWKYEAVFRCLKTDLVQPEEEMEQEAMRAEVDLLENYVLAYGIQGAQWSDDAQWRYHPAGDQRYERIDEIRRRYARPLLVLDRAAKAAAKRNVRAITTALYQFLADLHVPERLERWQQEAEQRGDLETAREHPQVWNDLMELFDQVVEVLGDECIDLTSYSRILDSGLESIQLGLVPPALDQVLVGSMERSRQPDVKAAFVLGVNDGVIPLRPSEDSILDEAERERLAEAGVELAPSAKQRLLAEQFLLYQAFTRPSERLWLSCALADEEGKGLLPSAVFQRVKETLPGIHVRFFADEPNGEAESDLRLLGTPQQVFVHLLTLFRQVKKGTTLTPFWWAVYDWFVKRAESALRQRWLLSGLNYTNRAAPLAPEISRQLYGQELRLSVSRLERFQTCPFSHFSSHGLRLAERELYRLERFDVGELFHASLKRAVERMQQERIDWANITERHGMALADQVVDEIVPLTRGSILSRTARYRFLAGKLKRAVGRAIVVLGEHARRSRFVPVGLEVSFGPNAELPGLTLQLEDGIRLQLIGRIDRVDQSIGEGRRLLRVIDYKSGSKKLALSDIWNGLNLQLLVYLDVVVSHAEKWLGEKADIGGVFYYQVADPFITAKNILTADELAQERSKKLRMKGWMLADPEVARLMDEQTGSGSSDILPFGLKKDGSFTSRSSVATPEQFSLLTSYVRQTIKQVTKRMTGGEIEISPYVQGPYLACQNCSYKPVCQFDQLHEGNSARPIVQARDDELWTMIRQVVSPADDHSAEDARPEGQ, translated from the coding sequence ATGGCTGTCCGTTTTGTACTGGGCAGGGCTGGGACAGGCAAAACAACATACATGATGAAAGAGATCGGCGATCGGCTGTCAGCCGGTTCCGTTGACACTCCGCTCATCTACCTGGTGCCGGAACAAGCCACGTTTCAAGCGGAGTATGATTTGGCGACCCGCTCTGCAGCGGGGGCGGTCGTCCAGGCACAGGTGTTAAGCTTTGGCCGGCTCGCCTACCGGATTACACAGGAAATGGGCGGGGGCGCCAAGCTTCCCGTTGATGAGTTAGGGAAGCAGATGGTGCTGCGGATGCTGTTGGAAAAACATCGGAACGAACTGCAGATCTTCCAGCGGGCCTCCCTGCAGCCGGGTTTTGCCGGACAGCTGGCCAGAATGATCAGTGAATGCAAGCGCTATGGCGTAGCCCTCGATCAGCTGGCTGAGCAGGAGTGGAGCGGGGGCACACTTGCTCAAAAGCTGCACGATCTGCGTCTGGTTATGGCGGCTTACGATGGATATCTCAGCGGACAGTATTACGATACGGATGACATGCTGACGATGGTGACGGAGCAAATCGCTGCATCTGCCTATGTAGGCAAGGCGGAGGTATGGATTGACGGTTTTAGCGGTTTCACCCGCCAGGAGTACATGGTGATCGAACAGCTGATGCGTCATGCTCGCCAGGTGACGATCGCCCTCAGTCTCGATCCGGATGAACGGGAGCAAGCGATCGACGAGTTGGCCCTCTTTTATCCGACCGCAGAGACGTATCGCAGATTGACTCAGCTTGCCGATGAAGCAGGAGTGCAGATGAAACCGCCGGTCCTGCTTCCACAAGCAGAACGCTTTGTCCGAAGTCCGTGGTTGGCGCAGTTGGAAGCGAGTTACTTTTCCTGGGGCAGTCCTGCTTCCTGCCCACCTGCGGGGCGAGAGGATGAGGTGACACTGGTCACCGCGGCCAATCGGCGGGCAGAAGTACAGGCGGCAGCCCTGCAGATGCTGTCTTTAGCCCGGGAAGAAGGGTATCGTTGGCGGGATATGGCCGTGCTGTTGAGGGAGATCGGGACGTATGCCGATGAGATCAGCAGTGTATTTCGCGAGTACGAGATCCCGTTTTTCCTCGACCAGAAGCGTTCGGTGCTGCATCACCCGCTGGTGGAGTTGGTTCGCTCCGCTCTGGAAGTGGTCACATCGCGCTGGAAGTATGAGGCTGTGTTCCGCTGCCTCAAGACAGATCTGGTACAGCCCGAGGAAGAGATGGAGCAGGAGGCGATGCGAGCCGAGGTGGACCTGCTGGAAAACTACGTGCTGGCTTACGGCATCCAGGGTGCTCAGTGGTCAGACGATGCACAGTGGCGGTATCACCCGGCTGGCGATCAACGTTATGAACGAATCGATGAGATACGACGTCGCTACGCTCGTCCGCTGCTTGTGCTGGATCGGGCCGCAAAAGCGGCGGCCAAACGGAATGTACGGGCGATTACGACTGCCTTGTATCAGTTTCTCGCCGATCTGCACGTTCCAGAGAGACTGGAGAGGTGGCAGCAGGAAGCGGAGCAGCGGGGAGATTTGGAAACAGCCCGCGAGCATCCCCAGGTATGGAACGATTTGATGGAGTTGTTCGACCAAGTGGTTGAGGTGCTGGGGGACGAATGCATCGACTTGACCAGTTACAGCCGGATATTGGACAGCGGTTTGGAGAGCATCCAACTGGGCTTGGTGCCGCCTGCGCTGGATCAAGTGCTTGTCGGATCGATGGAGCGTTCGCGACAGCCTGATGTCAAAGCCGCCTTTGTGTTGGGCGTAAACGACGGGGTGATCCCCTTGCGTCCCAGTGAGGATAGTATCCTGGACGAAGCAGAAAGGGAGAGGCTCGCAGAGGCAGGGGTGGAATTGGCTCCGAGTGCCAAACAGCGCCTGTTGGCCGAGCAGTTTTTGCTCTACCAGGCGTTCACCCGCCCCTCCGAACGGCTCTGGCTAAGCTGTGCGCTGGCAGACGAAGAAGGAAAAGGGCTCTTGCCTTCCGCTGTCTTTCAGCGGGTCAAAGAGACACTGCCAGGGATTCACGTCCGTTTCTTTGCCGACGAACCAAACGGTGAGGCAGAGAGTGATCTCCGCCTGCTGGGCACGCCGCAGCAAGTGTTTGTCCATCTCCTGACTCTGTTTCGTCAGGTGAAAAAAGGAACGACGTTGACGCCGTTCTGGTGGGCTGTTTACGACTGGTTTGTGAAAAGGGCAGAATCAGCTCTGCGGCAGCGCTGGCTGTTGTCTGGGCTGAACTATACCAATCGGGCAGCGCCGCTTGCGCCGGAAATCAGTCGCCAGCTGTACGGTCAGGAACTGCGGCTCAGTGTGTCCAGGCTGGAGCGCTTCCAGACCTGCCCGTTTTCCCATTTTTCCTCACACGGCCTGCGCCTCGCCGAGCGCGAGCTGTATCGGCTGGAGCGGTTTGATGTGGGCGAGTTGTTCCATGCTTCCCTGAAACGGGCCGTCGAGCGTATGCAGCAGGAGCGAATCGACTGGGCCAACATCACGGAGCGGCATGGGATGGCATTGGCCGATCAGGTCGTAGATGAGATCGTGCCGCTGACGCGGGGCAGTATCTTGAGTCGTACGGCTCGCTACCGTTTTCTGGCGGGCAAGCTGAAGCGAGCGGTCGGACGGGCAATAGTGGTGTTGGGCGAACACGCCCGCCGCAGCCGGTTTGTGCCGGTCGGTCTGGAGGTATCCTTTGGGCCAAACGCAGAGCTGCCGGGACTGACGCTGCAGTTGGAGGACGGGATTCGGCTGCAGTTGATCGGGCGGATCGACCGTGTCGACCAGTCAATTGGAGAAGGGCGCCGCCTGCTTCGTGTGATTGATTACAAGTCCGGCAGCAAAAAGCTGGCGCTCTCCGACATCTGGAACGGGCTTAATCTGCAACTGCTCGTCTATCTGGATGTAGTGGTCAGCCATGCGGAGAAATGGCTGGGTGAAAAAGCGGATATTGGCGGCGTTTTTTACTACCAGGTGGCTGATCCGTTTATTACCGCCAAAAACATCCTGACAGCTGATGAACTGGCACAAGAACGGAGCAAAAAGCTGCGCATGAAAGGCTGGATGCTGGCTGATCCGGAAGTGGCGCGGTTGATGGATGAACAGACCGGGAGCGGCAGTTCCGATATCCTTCCGTTTGGCCTAAAGAAAGATGGCAGTTTTACCTCTCGCTCGTCTGTCGCTACACCGGAGCAGTTTTCGCTGCTTACCTCGTACGTCCGTCAGACGATCAAGCAGGTCACGAAGAGGATGACAGGCGGCGAAATCGAGATTTCCCCGTACGTGCAGGGACCTTATCTCGCATGCCAGAACTGTTCGTACAAGCCGGTATGCCAGTTTGATCAACTGCATGAGGGAAACAGCGCACGGCCGATCGTCCAGGCTAGGGACGATGAATTGTGGACGATGATACGGCAAGTTGTCTCCCCTGCTGATGACCATTCTGCGGAGGATGCACGGCCTGAGGGGCAATGA
- a CDS encoding SbcC/MukB-like Walker B domain-containing protein, whose protein sequence is MKPIYLKLAGLHSYRDMQEIDFEKLCEAGLFGIFGPTGSGKSTILDAITLALYGQVVRMGGGTHPHQVLNQLEDRLFVSFTFELGHGDQRRRYTIEREFGLDKKGNRRQPEVRLIERSRTPDEQDRVLESKAMAATAAIEQLIGLTIHDFTRAVVLPQGQFSRFLTLKGSERNEMLQRIFHLEEYGEKLHERVRSLYERNKQELHRLQLELAALGAAGPEALQAATSEWEEATRQEQGLSSEWQRLSEQRRTLEQLREWQTEREQLLAKIGQLEEKQAEIAEVTRQIGRIERSVTLWPRLERLRQLEKEQVELEQQRERQRAEAEAAAAEVHTREERLSEAQGRLRTEEPLLHERKSRMAVALEWERELAALSQEWESGAAEREQLQAEIERISARLSEAEKQTAALEEEWKQVDQEEQALTAITDKRNWLQAVRDVKQTWQSEQQKLEEVKQERAELLRQQQAAEAEVNRQQEAWRQAAALREQTQAALAEAEERANQAASEQELDKLREQLARVKTIGKEWREWTRAREAWETKKADWQRRMQDAAGQVEAAETAWRAADAVRIQRDRERQEAEQARLEWQRANMAYTLRHALREGEPCPVCGSEHHPHRLQTSSTEELEGLMPQEVDHWQRREAEAADRVDKAVHALRKAEEAARQAYEQLQREQAGLRALREQQAPFTEEQAALEGRLRTLQEELAQLDKQWVVSDVDALSVRYKQTEQLLNKLTEERGTLRQQVEKQQQQLAVQRERELEQKGEHDKQAALLERLREAAVAAEARLAKSQSTVDEAKQRLDELRGTLAVEEVDREYAHLGEADERLQHLRQRRQQIETSLKQVQQSRQQDRETYSRLSAQEAALAERLQERSQLREQKRIQWHELTGGEPAASCLEKIERQLEQLYADASQAERVCKEAAVQLQKQQEMLWKTEEALAHLTRQHAEESASIMHEIAAEELDSPAEVERLYQERESLGAYRRQVEEHRTMSAQLHYDEQRLRERLAGRTVTEEEWEKLTAALDEMEQALANSRERAAVARQSLARIEENHQRWMQVDDRLEQLEAEQSRLDDLKKLFEAKAFVQFIAEEKLASIARDASYHLARMTKNRYALEIGAEGEFILRDEASGGMRRPVSTLSGGETFLTSLALALALSVEIQMRGGKLEFFFLDEGFGTLDPELLEVVLDALERLRMDHFTIGLISHVPEMRARMPRRLVITPAEPMGAGSRIALEME, encoded by the coding sequence ATGAAGCCGATCTATTTGAAGCTGGCCGGACTGCACAGCTATCGCGACATGCAGGAGATCGACTTTGAAAAGCTGTGCGAAGCCGGATTGTTCGGTATCTTCGGCCCGACGGGAAGCGGCAAATCGACGATCCTCGATGCCATCACGCTGGCCTTGTACGGTCAGGTCGTCCGAATGGGCGGCGGGACCCATCCGCATCAGGTGTTAAATCAGTTGGAGGATCGGTTGTTCGTCTCGTTTACGTTTGAACTGGGCCATGGCGATCAGCGCCGCAGGTATACGATCGAGCGGGAGTTCGGGCTGGATAAAAAGGGCAACAGACGGCAGCCGGAGGTGCGGCTGATCGAGCGCAGTCGGACGCCTGACGAGCAGGATAGAGTGCTGGAGTCGAAAGCAATGGCTGCGACAGCGGCAATTGAGCAGTTGATCGGGCTGACGATCCACGACTTTACCCGAGCCGTCGTGCTGCCGCAGGGTCAGTTTTCCCGGTTTTTGACCCTGAAGGGAAGTGAGCGCAATGAGATGCTGCAGCGCATCTTCCACCTGGAGGAATACGGGGAAAAGCTGCATGAGCGTGTCCGCTCCCTCTACGAGCGGAACAAGCAGGAACTGCACCGCCTGCAATTAGAGCTGGCAGCGTTAGGGGCAGCGGGTCCGGAAGCGCTGCAGGCTGCGACCAGTGAGTGGGAGGAAGCCACACGGCAAGAGCAGGGATTGAGCAGCGAGTGGCAGCGGTTGAGCGAGCAGAGACGAACCCTGGAACAGCTTCGTGAGTGGCAGACAGAGCGGGAGCAGCTGCTCGCCAAGATCGGTCAGTTGGAGGAAAAGCAGGCGGAAATCGCAGAGGTGACAAGGCAGATTGGCCGGATTGAGCGAAGTGTGACCCTCTGGCCCAGACTGGAAAGACTGCGGCAGTTAGAAAAGGAGCAGGTTGAACTGGAACAACAGCGGGAACGGCAGAGGGCTGAAGCAGAGGCGGCAGCCGCCGAGGTACATACCAGGGAAGAACGACTGAGCGAAGCGCAGGGCAGGCTGCGGACGGAAGAGCCACTCCTGCATGAGCGGAAAAGCAGAATGGCCGTAGCGCTGGAGTGGGAACGGGAGTTGGCCGCCTTGTCGCAGGAGTGGGAGAGCGGCGCGGCAGAAAGAGAACAGCTGCAGGCCGAGATCGAGCGGATCAGCGCACGTCTGTCAGAGGCGGAAAAGCAGACTGCAGCCCTTGAGGAGGAATGGAAGCAGGTTGACCAGGAGGAGCAGGCGTTAACGGCCATTACGGACAAGCGGAACTGGCTGCAAGCGGTGCGTGATGTCAAGCAGACATGGCAATCCGAACAGCAAAAGTTGGAGGAAGTAAAGCAGGAACGTGCCGAACTGCTGAGGCAGCAGCAGGCCGCTGAGGCAGAAGTAAATCGTCAGCAGGAAGCCTGGAGACAGGCGGCGGCACTTCGAGAACAGACACAGGCCGCCTTGGCGGAGGCAGAAGAGCGGGCAAACCAGGCAGCGTCCGAGCAGGAACTGGACAAGCTGCGAGAGCAGTTGGCCAGGGTAAAGACGATTGGCAAAGAGTGGCGGGAATGGACGCGGGCCAGGGAGGCATGGGAGACGAAGAAGGCCGACTGGCAGCGACGGATGCAGGATGCGGCAGGACAGGTGGAAGCGGCCGAGACAGCTTGGCGGGCAGCCGATGCGGTTCGCATCCAGCGGGATCGAGAGCGCCAGGAGGCGGAACAGGCGCGGTTGGAGTGGCAGAGAGCAAACATGGCTTACACGCTGCGCCATGCGCTGCGAGAGGGAGAGCCTTGCCCGGTATGCGGGTCGGAGCACCATCCGCATCGCCTGCAGACGTCTTCGACCGAGGAACTAGAGGGGCTCATGCCGCAGGAGGTGGATCACTGGCAGCGTCGCGAAGCAGAAGCGGCAGATCGGGTAGACAAGGCTGTACATGCCCTGCGGAAGGCGGAAGAAGCAGCCCGCCAGGCCTATGAGCAGTTGCAACGGGAGCAGGCGGGACTGCGGGCGCTGCGGGAGCAGCAAGCGCCGTTCACGGAAGAACAGGCTGCTTTGGAAGGTCGTCTGCGTACGCTGCAGGAAGAACTGGCCCAGTTGGACAAACAATGGGTCGTCAGTGATGTAGACGCGCTTTCCGTCCGCTACAAGCAGACCGAGCAGCTTCTGAACAAGTTGACGGAAGAGCGAGGCACGCTTCGGCAGCAGGTGGAAAAACAGCAGCAGCAGTTGGCCGTGCAGCGGGAACGTGAGCTGGAGCAAAAGGGAGAACACGACAAGCAAGCTGCTTTGTTGGAACGGTTGAGAGAAGCAGCGGTAGCCGCCGAGGCACGACTGGCCAAATCGCAGTCGACAGTCGATGAGGCCAAACAGCGCCTCGACGAGCTGCGAGGTACACTGGCTGTAGAGGAAGTAGATCGCGAATATGCCCACTTGGGTGAAGCGGACGAGCGGCTGCAGCACCTGCGTCAGCGGCGGCAGCAGATCGAAACCAGTCTCAAGCAGGTACAACAGAGCAGGCAGCAGGATCGCGAAACGTATTCCCGGCTTTCCGCCCAGGAAGCGGCACTGGCGGAGCGGCTGCAAGAGCGCAGTCAGCTACGGGAGCAAAAACGTATCCAGTGGCATGAGCTGACAGGCGGTGAACCAGCAGCCTCGTGTCTGGAGAAGATCGAGCGGCAGTTGGAGCAGCTATATGCAGATGCGAGTCAGGCGGAACGGGTCTGCAAGGAGGCAGCTGTTCAGCTGCAGAAACAACAGGAAATGCTGTGGAAGACGGAAGAGGCACTCGCCCATCTGACCCGTCAGCATGCGGAAGAGTCCGCTTCGATCATGCACGAGATCGCTGCCGAAGAATTGGATTCACCAGCCGAGGTTGAGCGGCTGTACCAGGAGAGAGAATCACTTGGCGCCTATCGCAGACAGGTGGAAGAGCACCGGACGATGTCGGCACAACTTCACTATGATGAACAGCGCCTGCGAGAACGCCTTGCCGGACGCACAGTTACCGAAGAAGAGTGGGAGAAGCTGACAGCAGCGCTGGACGAGATGGAGCAGGCCCTGGCCAACAGTAGGGAGCGGGCAGCGGTCGCCCGTCAGTCGCTGGCCCGGATCGAGGAAAACCATCAACGATGGATGCAGGTGGATGACCGTCTGGAGCAGCTGGAGGCGGAACAAAGCAGGCTGGATGACTTGAAAAAACTGTTCGAGGCAAAGGCGTTTGTCCAGTTTATCGCCGAAGAAAAACTGGCTTCGATTGCCCGTGACGCCTCTTATCATCTGGCGCGGATGACGAAAAACCGCTACGCGCTGGAAATCGGGGCAGAGGGTGAGTTTATCTTGCGCGATGAGGCGTCCGGCGGGATGAGACGCCCTGTCAGCACACTGTCCGGTGGAGAGACCTTCTTGACGTCGCTCGCTCTGGCGTTGGCTCTTTCCGTAGAAATCCAGATGCGCGGAGGCAAGCTGGAGTTCTTCTTCCTCGACGAAGGGTTTGGCACACTGGACCCAGAGTTGTTGGAGGTGGTGCTGGATGCGCTGGAGCGGCTGCGGATGGACCACTTTACGATTGGTCTGATCAGCCATGTGCCGGAGATGCGAGCGCGGATGCCGCGCCGACTGGTGATCACGCCTGCAGAGCCGATGGGGGCGGGCAGTCGGATTGCGCTGGAGATGGAGTAA